A region of Bacteroidales bacterium DNA encodes the following proteins:
- a CDS encoding GxxExxY protein: protein MITRKMIDDLSFQIIGCAIEVHKFLGPGLLESVYEKCLRQELKLKGFSVSSQSNVPLKYKGMRLDCDLRYDILVENLVLVELKSVEFLHPVFRAQLLTYMKLLKIPKGILLNFYCSNIFKEGQYTFVNEYYSSLPD from the coding sequence ATGATTACCCGGAAAATGATTGATGATCTTTCATTCCAGATAATTGGTTGTGCAATTGAGGTACACAAATTCCTTGGTCCCGGACTGCTTGAATCTGTATATGAAAAATGCCTTCGCCAGGAACTGAAATTAAAAGGCTTTTCAGTTTCAAGTCAGTCAAATGTTCCTCTCAAATACAAAGGCATGCGTTTGGATTGTGATCTGCGGTATGATATTCTGGTTGAAAATCTGGTACTGGTTGAATTAAAATCCGTTGAATTTCTTCATCCGGTTTTTAGGGCCCAGCTCCTCACTTATATGAAACTTCTGAAAATTCCCAAAGGGATACTACTTAACTTTTACTGTTCCAATATTTTCAAAGAAGGCCAGTATACGTTCGTGAACGAATACTATTCTTCTCTGCCAGACTGA
- a CDS encoding redoxin domain-containing protein: MLGILTLGTSCGNGKAAPGKDASGEKKALAKDSVSVGAPIHLTRAQFLARVVNYIDDPNGLKYLGDKPCIVDFYADWCGPCRMAAPVMEELAREYAGKIYIYKVDTQKEQQLAAEIGIQGIPAFLFCPVNGQIFGSSGIARTREETKAMFKKIIDEQLLKTGASSKM; encoded by the coding sequence ATGCTTGGAATACTTACGTTGGGTACATCATGCGGCAATGGAAAGGCAGCTCCGGGCAAGGATGCCTCAGGAGAAAAGAAAGCTTTGGCAAAGGATTCGGTTTCGGTTGGTGCACCCATTCATTTAACCAGGGCTCAGTTTCTGGCCAGGGTTGTCAATTATATCGATGATCCGAACGGGCTGAAATATCTGGGCGACAAACCCTGCATTGTGGACTTTTATGCTGACTGGTGCGGCCCCTGTCGCATGGCTGCGCCGGTTATGGAAGAACTGGCAAGGGAATATGCCGGCAAGATCTATATTTACAAGGTTGACACACAGAAGGAACAGCAACTGGCGGCCGAAATTGGCATTCAGGGAATACCGGCCTTTCTTTTCTGCCCGGTAAATGGACAGATCTTTGGATCTTCCGGAATAGCGCGTACCCGTGAAGAAACCAAAGCAATGTTTAAAAAAATTATTGATGAGCAACTGCTGAAAACAGGTGCTTCATCCAAAATGTGA